The Candidatus Schneideria nysicola genome contains a region encoding:
- the pyk gene encoding pyruvate kinase, with the protein MSRRFRRTKIVVTLGPSTDRGNILERILIAGANVVRLNFSHGTMEEHLFRANKVRNIAAHLGKHIAILGDLQGPKIRITRFQEGKIFLKKGDTFSLDASLANEAGNQNVVGIDYKDLPNNVMPGDILLLDDGRIRLKVIKVTGMKIYSEVLIGGVLSNNKGINKLGGGLSITTLTDKDKMDILTATKIGVDYLAISFPRTGEDVHYARQIIIDAGSSAKIVSKFECAEAVSSDERIDDIILASDVVMVARGDLGIEISDPELVGVQKKIIRRARTLNRAVITATQMMESMILNPTPTRAEVMDVANAVLDGTDAVMLSAETASGNYPEETVLAMSDVCLGAERIPSVNISKHRLDVLFNNIEEAIALSAMYIANHLKGITAIISMTKTGRTSLIMSRISSGLPIFALSRYESTLNLTSLYRGVIPILAYCDGKDIKSANQAANLLCSQGLLFPGDLIVVTQSDEDERDTINRILVVE; encoded by the coding sequence ATGTCAAGAAGATTTAGAAGAACCAAAATTGTTGTTACTCTTGGACCTTCTACAGATAGAGGAAATATTCTTGAAAGAATATTAATAGCTGGAGCAAATGTAGTACGTCTAAATTTTTCTCATGGTACAATGGAAGAGCACTTATTTAGAGCAAATAAAGTACGGAATATTGCAGCACATCTTGGTAAACATATTGCAATACTGGGAGATTTACAAGGACCTAAGATTCGTATTACTAGATTTCAGGAAGGTAAAATATTCCTGAAAAAAGGAGATACTTTCTCTCTTGATGCTAGTTTAGCAAATGAGGCAGGCAACCAAAATGTTGTGGGTATTGATTATAAAGATCTGCCAAATAATGTTATGCCTGGAGATATTCTATTATTAGATGATGGTCGCATACGTTTAAAAGTAATAAAAGTAACTGGAATGAAAATTTATAGTGAAGTTCTAATAGGGGGGGTATTATCCAATAATAAAGGTATTAATAAATTAGGTGGAGGATTATCTATTACTACTTTAACTGATAAAGATAAGATGGATATACTTACTGCTACAAAAATTGGAGTAGATTATTTAGCTATTTCTTTTCCTCGTACTGGAGAAGATGTACATTATGCACGTCAAATAATTATTGATGCGGGTAGTTCTGCTAAAATAGTATCAAAATTTGAATGTGCTGAGGCTGTATCTTCCGATGAAAGAATAGATGATATTATTCTAGCTTCAGATGTAGTAATGGTTGCGAGAGGAGATTTAGGAATTGAAATTAGCGATCCAGAACTGGTTGGAGTACAGAAAAAAATAATTCGTCGAGCTAGAACATTGAATCGCGCCGTTATTACGGCAACACAGATGATGGAATCTATGATTCTTAATCCAACTCCCACACGTGCTGAAGTAATGGATGTAGCTAACGCGGTATTAGACGGAACCGATGCAGTTATGTTATCCGCAGAGACAGCTTCTGGAAATTATCCAGAGGAAACAGTATTAGCTATGTCAGATGTATGTTTAGGTGCTGAAAGAATTCCAAGTGTGAATATATCTAAACATCGATTGGATGTATTATTTAATAATATTGAAGAAGCAATAGCTCTATCCGCAATGTACATTGCTAATCATTTAAAAGGAATTACTGCCATTATTTCTATGACTAAAACAGGTCGTACCTCTCTAATTATGTCTAGAATTAGTTCTGGTCTACCTATATTTGCTTTATCGCGTTATGAGAGTACACTGAATTTAACTTCTCTTTATCGTGGAGTCATTCCAATTTTGGCGTATTGTGATGGAAAAGATATAAAATCGGCAAATCAAGCGGCTAATTTACTATGTTCTCAAGGTTTACTCTTTCCTGGTGATTTAATCGTTGTCACTCAAAGCGATGAAGATGAAAGGGATACAATTAATCGTATTTTAGTCGTAGAGTAA